A window from Desulfurobacterium indicum encodes these proteins:
- the mtnA gene encoding S-methyl-5-thioribose-1-phosphate isomerase, which produces MRKIKDIRPLKWEGDALLLLDQRKLPHKEEWITCKTYEDVAKAIEDMVVRGAPAIGVTAAYAVTLGAKELSQKAKDVNEFKMLAELVINRLATTRPTAVNLFWALKRMKSIIDAGQNINDILLALETEAKNIETQDIDRNRKIGMYGAELLGNKETILTHCNTGALATAGYGTALGVIRAAYEMEKDILVYVDETRPYLQGARLTAWELQKEGIPYYLITDNMAGWFIANDEITCIIVGADRIALNGDTANKIGTYTLSVLAKEHGIPFYIAAPSSTFDFSIKTGSEIPIEDRPPEEVLYCHCSDCRIAPEHARVKNPAFDVTPHENITGIITERGVILSPNETKVKKFFNLDEEC; this is translated from the coding sequence ATGAGAAAAATAAAGGACATAAGACCTTTAAAGTGGGAAGGTGATGCTCTTTTACTCCTTGATCAGAGAAAGCTACCCCACAAAGAAGAATGGATAACGTGCAAAACCTACGAAGATGTGGCAAAAGCAATAGAAGACATGGTAGTGAGAGGCGCTCCGGCAATAGGTGTTACGGCTGCCTACGCTGTAACACTCGGTGCAAAAGAACTATCACAAAAAGCAAAAGATGTTAACGAATTCAAAATGTTAGCCGAACTGGTAATCAATAGACTCGCAACAACAAGACCTACTGCGGTCAACCTATTCTGGGCATTAAAAAGAATGAAAAGTATCATAGATGCAGGGCAGAATATAAATGATATTCTTCTGGCCCTTGAAACAGAAGCCAAAAACATAGAAACGCAGGATATTGATAGAAACAGAAAAATAGGAATGTATGGAGCTGAACTTCTGGGTAATAAAGAAACAATCCTTACACACTGCAACACCGGAGCTCTTGCAACTGCTGGATACGGAACAGCACTTGGAGTGATAAGAGCCGCTTATGAAATGGAAAAAGACATCCTCGTTTATGTTGACGAAACAAGGCCTTATCTTCAGGGAGCAAGGCTCACAGCATGGGAGTTACAAAAGGAGGGAATTCCTTACTATCTCATTACAGATAACATGGCAGGATGGTTCATAGCAAACGACGAAATAACCTGCATAATAGTTGGAGCCGATAGGATAGCCCTCAACGGGGACACCGCCAACAAGATAGGCACCTATACCTTGTCTGTTTTGGCCAAAGAACACGGCATACCCTTTTATATAGCCGCCCCATCTTCAACATTTGATTTCTCAATTAAAACGGGAAGTGAAATTCCAATAGAAGATAGGCCTCCCGAAGAAGTCCTATACTGCCATTGTAGTGATTGTAGAATAGCTCCAGAACATGCAAGGGTAAAAAATCCAGCATTCGACGTAACCCCACATGAAAACATAACCGGAATTATTACAGAGAGAGGTGTTATTCTCTCTCCGAATGAGACAAAAGTAAAGAAATTCTTTAATCTGGATGAAGAATGTTAG
- a CDS encoding FAD-binding protein: MYSENLLENMELVEKTRESREKQQLPILNEKKKEKLLSSFHPDYRLSGFRALRVGVNRGDRTVHEIADLLEAFSSFDYREINFEKPDLETDVLVLGGGGAGITAALFAHSAGAKVILATKLRLGNSNTIMALGGMQASVSENDSPIRHFADTMVAGKFQGRRELVKAMVDDGPSIVKWLLDLGVNFDRDEKGNLLTKKAGGSIAPRILSIGDYTGLNIIKILKDEIRNRPEIEILEFAPAVELTTNEFGECNGAILFDLERKRFVLVKAKSVILATGGSGRLHIQGFQTSNNFGATGDAIVLAYRAGAKLEGLDSFQYHPTGIVYPDHMVGVLVTEAIRSLGAHLVNSKGERFINELETRDVVAAAMIKECEEGKGIKTPSGRVGVWLDTPVIEERYGKGFLKKKFPALFRMFMRVKINIEKQPLLVYPTLHYQNGGILIDEKGETTVKNLFVAGEAAGGIHGKNRLMGNSLLDIFVFGRRAGLAAARRKYNEPGKQTLSHLERYYQELKSLRITTVAKTPRIFQEYIVGD; encoded by the coding sequence ATGTATTCCGAAAATCTTCTTGAAAATATGGAGCTTGTTGAAAAGACAAGGGAAAGTAGGGAAAAGCAGCAGTTGCCTATTTTGAATGAGAAGAAAAAAGAAAAACTATTATCCTCCTTTCATCCCGATTACAGACTTTCTGGATTTAGAGCTTTGAGAGTAGGAGTTAACAGGGGAGACAGAACTGTTCACGAAATTGCTGATCTCCTTGAGGCTTTCAGCAGTTTTGATTATAGAGAAATTAATTTTGAAAAGCCTGATCTTGAAACAGATGTCCTTGTTCTTGGCGGAGGCGGTGCAGGAATAACTGCTGCACTTTTTGCCCATTCGGCAGGTGCAAAAGTTATCCTTGCAACAAAATTGAGGCTCGGTAATTCCAACACCATAATGGCTCTCGGCGGAATGCAGGCAAGTGTTTCTGAGAATGATTCTCCTATCAGACATTTTGCCGATACTATGGTTGCCGGAAAGTTTCAGGGCAGGAGAGAGCTGGTTAAGGCTATGGTTGATGACGGACCTTCCATTGTTAAATGGCTTCTTGATCTCGGTGTTAATTTCGATAGAGATGAGAAGGGGAATCTTCTTACTAAAAAAGCCGGTGGTTCAATAGCTCCTCGAATTCTTTCCATAGGAGACTATACCGGACTTAACATAATAAAGATTTTAAAGGATGAGATCAGAAACAGACCGGAGATAGAAATTTTGGAGTTTGCGCCGGCAGTTGAATTGACAACCAATGAATTCGGAGAATGTAATGGAGCAATATTGTTTGATCTTGAGAGAAAGCGTTTTGTTCTTGTTAAGGCGAAATCCGTGATTCTTGCTACTGGTGGCTCCGGTCGTCTTCACATTCAGGGTTTTCAAACTTCAAATAACTTTGGTGCAACCGGAGATGCGATAGTCCTGGCTTACAGAGCAGGTGCAAAGCTAGAAGGGCTTGATTCTTTTCAGTATCATCCAACCGGAATAGTTTATCCTGATCACATGGTAGGAGTTTTAGTTACAGAAGCCATTAGAAGTCTTGGTGCTCATCTCGTTAACTCTAAAGGGGAGAGATTCATTAACGAACTTGAAACAAGGGATGTTGTTGCAGCTGCTATGATAAAGGAGTGTGAAGAAGGAAAGGGAATAAAAACACCTTCAGGAAGAGTTGGTGTCTGGCTTGATACGCCTGTTATAGAGGAAAGATACGGAAAAGGTTTTTTAAAGAAGAAATTTCCTGCGCTGTTTAGAATGTTTATGAGGGTTAAAATAAATATTGAGAAACAGCCTCTTTTAGTCTATCCGACACTTCACTATCAGAATGGCGGTATCTTGATAGACGAGAAAGGTGAAACTACCGTTAAGAATCTTTTTGTTGCCGGTGAAGCTGCTGGTGGTATTCACGGCAAAAATCGTTTAATGGGTAATTCTCTTCTTGATATTTTTGTGTTTGGAAGAAGAGCTGGGCTTGCGGCGGCAAGGCGTAAATATAATGAACCTGGAAAACAGACACTTTCTCATCTTGAGAGATACTATCAGGAATTAAAGAGTTTAAGGATAACAACCGTAGCCAAAACGCCGAGAATATTTCAGGAGTATATTGTCGGGGATTAA
- the pelF gene encoding GT4 family glycosyltransferase PelF, with protein sequence MVIVDKNKASDILIVAEGTYPYVKGGVSSWIHSLITGLSEFNFGVIFLGSREEEYGDIKYRLPENLTYLSANFIFSDKEKPPPKILNSDPEKIEKVRELHKWFRRSGEKQLPETWKKQKFYIKEVTEEEFLYSREAWDFIADSYFELAGDVPFIDYFWTVRNIHDPVWRVASVMENMPDTKIIHSPSTGYAGFLSAMAGREKGLPFILTEHGIYTRERKIDIVNADWIADRGFFFQKEVGEIDYLKKMWISFFRGIGAFCYDSANIIISLFEDARKLQIALGAPEEKTKVIPNGVKVKNFLEARKKHPQNPPPIIGLIGRVVPIKDIKTFIKAMRIVIDKMPKAEGWIVGPTDEDPDYYEECLKLVNALNLENRVKFLGFQDLREIFPKIGLTTLTSISEGMPLVVLESFAAGVPCVTTNVGSCKQLIYGGLNEEDIKIGKAGEICHVANPGELAEAYIKLLNNRKLWKQYQKAGISRVEKFYDYDMFLNNYRNLYRSFINGRNSI encoded by the coding sequence ATGGTAATAGTTGATAAAAATAAAGCTTCCGACATACTTATAGTTGCGGAAGGAACATATCCTTACGTAAAGGGGGGCGTAAGTTCCTGGATCCACAGCTTAATAACGGGGCTATCCGAATTTAATTTCGGAGTAATCTTTCTCGGAAGCCGGGAAGAAGAATACGGAGACATAAAATATAGGTTACCGGAAAATCTCACCTACCTATCAGCAAATTTCATATTCAGCGATAAAGAAAAACCGCCACCAAAAATATTAAACTCAGATCCTGAAAAAATAGAAAAAGTAAGGGAACTTCACAAATGGTTTAGAAGAAGCGGAGAAAAACAGCTCCCCGAAACATGGAAAAAGCAAAAATTTTACATAAAAGAGGTGACAGAAGAAGAATTTCTATACAGCAGGGAAGCATGGGACTTTATAGCAGACAGCTACTTTGAACTTGCAGGTGATGTTCCCTTCATCGACTATTTCTGGACAGTAAGAAATATTCACGACCCTGTGTGGCGTGTAGCTTCTGTAATGGAAAATATGCCTGATACAAAAATTATCCACAGTCCATCTACCGGATACGCAGGATTCCTATCAGCAATGGCAGGAAGAGAAAAAGGACTACCATTTATCTTAACAGAACATGGAATATACACGCGAGAGCGAAAAATAGATATTGTAAATGCAGACTGGATTGCCGATAGAGGATTCTTTTTCCAGAAAGAAGTTGGAGAGATAGATTACCTTAAAAAAATGTGGATAAGTTTTTTCAGAGGAATTGGTGCTTTTTGTTACGACTCTGCAAACATAATCATTTCACTGTTTGAAGATGCAAGAAAACTTCAAATTGCCCTGGGAGCACCGGAAGAAAAGACAAAAGTTATTCCTAACGGAGTTAAAGTTAAAAATTTCCTGGAAGCCCGGAAAAAACACCCTCAAAATCCTCCTCCAATAATCGGTCTAATTGGAAGAGTGGTTCCCATAAAAGATATTAAAACATTCATAAAAGCAATGAGAATTGTAATAGATAAAATGCCCAAAGCAGAAGGATGGATAGTCGGACCTACCGATGAAGACCCTGACTACTACGAAGAGTGTTTAAAACTTGTCAATGCCCTTAATCTCGAAAACAGAGTTAAATTCCTTGGCTTTCAGGACTTAAGAGAGATCTTCCCAAAAATAGGACTCACAACCCTCACATCCATAAGTGAAGGGATGCCACTTGTCGTTCTCGAATCATTTGCCGCAGGTGTACCATGTGTAACAACAAACGTCGGTTCATGTAAACAACTGATATACGGCGGATTAAACGAAGAAGACATCAAAATAGGAAAAGCAGGTGAGATCTGCCACGTTGCAAATCCTGGAGAATTGGCAGAAGCATATATAAAGCTACTAAACAATAGAAAACTCTGGAAACAATACCAGAAGGCCGGCATAAGCAGGGTAGAAAAATTTTACGACTACGATATGTTTCTGAACAACTACCGTAATCTTTACAGGAGCTTCATCAATGGCAGGAATAGCATTTGA
- a CDS encoding pyridoxine 5'-phosphate synthase — translation MAKIRLGVNIDHVATVREARKTFEPDPVHAAVIADLAGADQITLHLREDRRHIKDRDLKLIKEVIHSKINLEMAATKEMVEIALSVKPHQVTLVPEKREEITTEGGLDVKGQKKRIREVVNRLKEAGIVVNLFIDPDHEQTEAAADVGADAVELHTGEYANAVTDLDKERELERLKSAARYARELGLKVYAGHGLTYKNVGPVAEIKEIEELNIGHSIVANAVLKGLSDAIKEMKKLINEVR, via the coding sequence ATGGCTAAGATAAGACTTGGAGTTAATATAGATCATGTGGCAACTGTCAGGGAAGCGAGAAAAACTTTTGAACCCGATCCTGTTCATGCTGCTGTTATTGCGGATCTTGCCGGTGCAGACCAGATAACACTTCATTTAAGAGAAGATAGAAGGCATATAAAAGATAGAGATTTAAAGTTGATAAAAGAAGTTATTCATTCAAAGATAAATCTTGAAATGGCAGCAACAAAGGAAATGGTGGAGATTGCACTGTCTGTAAAACCTCATCAGGTTACACTTGTTCCAGAAAAGAGGGAGGAGATTACAACGGAAGGAGGACTTGATGTTAAGGGGCAAAAGAAGCGTATAAGAGAAGTTGTTAATCGTTTAAAAGAAGCAGGTATTGTTGTAAATCTTTTTATAGATCCTGACCATGAACAGACAGAGGCAGCTGCCGATGTTGGTGCCGACGCTGTCGAGCTTCATACTGGTGAGTATGCCAATGCTGTTACAGATTTAGATAAGGAAAGAGAGCTTGAAAGGTTAAAGTCAGCTGCAAGATATGCCAGAGAGTTAGGGCTAAAAGTTTATGCCGGACACGGTTTAACTTACAAGAATGTTGGGCCTGTTGCTGAGATTAAAGAGATAGAAGAATTGAACATAGGGCATTCCATCGTTGCCAATGCAGTTTTAAAAGGTCTTTCGGATGCGATAAAAGAGATGAAAAAGTTGATAAACGAGGTAAGATGA
- the ruvB gene encoding Holliday junction branch migration DNA helicase RuvB — protein MEDRSPLRPLSLEDFIGQDKVKKLLKIALESAKKRNSTIDHILFYGPPGTGKTTLATIIAREMGKEIKIVSAPMIEKKGDLVALINSLQEGDILFIDEIHRLTRHIEETLYSAMEDFRIDIVSGGGLKARSFSLNLPKFTLVGATTRLNLLTAPFRSRFGLICRLELYTEKDLTHIGRKNAEKLGIYLTDDALYELSRCARGTPRILNQMLRRVRDFAVVHEWSVIDKEKIQLILKELGIDENGLDRMDRRILKTIARTFKGGPVGLNSLALALNEDRETLENIHEPYLIKLGLIVRTSRGRKITEKGLKIIGEKTGNLLL, from the coding sequence TTGGAGGATAGATCTCCATTAAGGCCCCTTTCATTGGAAGACTTTATAGGGCAGGATAAAGTTAAAAAGCTACTTAAAATAGCGCTTGAATCGGCAAAAAAGAGAAACTCCACAATTGATCACATTCTCTTCTACGGTCCACCGGGAACAGGCAAAACGACACTCGCAACTATAATAGCCAGAGAAATGGGAAAAGAGATAAAAATTGTTTCTGCACCTATGATTGAAAAGAAAGGAGACCTTGTCGCCCTGATTAACTCCCTCCAGGAAGGAGACATACTTTTCATAGATGAAATACACAGACTTACAAGGCATATCGAAGAAACCCTTTATTCGGCTATGGAGGACTTTCGAATAGACATTGTATCGGGTGGGGGATTAAAAGCAAGAAGTTTCAGTCTGAACCTCCCTAAATTTACTTTAGTAGGAGCAACAACAAGACTAAATCTTCTAACAGCACCTTTTAGATCAAGGTTTGGATTAATCTGCAGATTAGAACTCTATACAGAAAAGGATTTGACACATATAGGCAGAAAAAACGCCGAAAAATTAGGCATCTATCTTACAGATGATGCCTTATACGAACTATCCAGATGTGCAAGAGGAACACCAAGAATTCTAAACCAAATGTTAAGAAGAGTAAGAGATTTCGCCGTAGTTCATGAATGGTCGGTGATAGACAAAGAGAAAATACAGCTGATTCTTAAAGAGCTGGGAATAGATGAAAATGGCCTCGATAGAATGGACAGAAGAATTTTAAAAACAATAGCCAGAACATTTAAGGGTGGCCCTGTGGGATTAAACAGTCTGGCACTTGCACTTAATGAAGATCGGGAAACTCTCGAAAACATACACGAACCCTACCTAATTAAGCTGGGATTAATCGTTAGAACGAGCAGAGGAAGAAAAATAACCGAAAAAGGATTGAAAATCATAGGAGAAAAAACCGGTAATTTATTGCTGTAA
- the mazG gene encoding nucleoside triphosphate pyrophosphohydrolase: MYKFEDLVKIMEMLRSKNGCPWDRKQTYETLLPYLLEETYEYIDAVKEKDFKNMKEELGDILLQVVFHSQIAREEGKFSINEVIDEICRKLIFRHPHVFGDRKDIKNAQDVLTAWDELKKAEGKEQKSTFDGIPKSLPPLERAFKIQKRAAKTGFDWNNIKDVLEKVKEELRETENAIEKGTREEIEEEIGDLLFAIVNLARFANVDPAVALHRTNEKFIDRFRKMESLAEKEGKKLSEMSLEEMDKLWESVKKEERDVSI, translated from the coding sequence ATGTATAAGTTTGAAGATCTCGTAAAAATTATGGAGATGCTCCGTTCCAAAAATGGATGCCCGTGGGACAGAAAGCAGACGTATGAAACACTCTTGCCTTACCTTCTTGAAGAAACTTACGAATACATTGACGCCGTTAAAGAAAAAGACTTCAAAAATATGAAAGAAGAATTGGGAGACATTCTACTTCAGGTTGTATTCCATTCTCAAATAGCAAGAGAAGAAGGCAAATTTTCCATAAATGAAGTTATAGACGAAATATGCCGCAAGTTGATATTCAGACACCCTCACGTTTTTGGTGACAGAAAGGACATCAAAAATGCTCAGGATGTTCTCACAGCCTGGGACGAACTTAAAAAAGCGGAAGGGAAGGAACAAAAATCTACATTTGACGGGATACCTAAATCACTACCACCTCTTGAACGTGCCTTTAAAATTCAGAAAAGAGCAGCAAAAACAGGTTTTGACTGGAATAATATAAAAGATGTTCTTGAAAAAGTGAAAGAAGAATTACGAGAAACAGAAAACGCCATAGAAAAAGGCACCAGAGAAGAAATTGAAGAAGAAATAGGCGATTTACTATTTGCAATTGTAAACCTTGCAAGATTTGCAAATGTTGATCCAGCCGTAGCACTACATAGAACTAACGAAAAGTTCATAGACAGATTCAGGAAAATGGAAAGTCTTGCAGAAAAGGAAGGGAAAAAGCTTTCCGAAATGAGCCTTGAAGAGATGGATAAACTATGGGAATCCGTTAAAAAGGAGGAAAGGGATGTCAGTATTTAA
- a CDS encoding universal stress protein, whose translation MSVFKTILYPTDFSDLAEVAKNYVLKLKEANAEKVIILHVIHPMEFSLPQFDDPFALDVAAIYAHIPEIEKAILDRHQEKLQQLKHEFERAGFKVETVMTVGDPKEEIVKTSEEKNCNLIVIGYHGKGLLERILEIGSTAKAVIRKAKCPVLVVKKEERE comes from the coding sequence ATGTCAGTATTTAAAACGATTCTTTACCCAACAGATTTTTCAGACCTTGCAGAAGTAGCAAAAAATTATGTCCTCAAGCTTAAAGAAGCAAATGCCGAAAAAGTTATTATTCTTCATGTAATTCATCCGATGGAATTCAGCCTCCCACAATTTGATGACCCGTTTGCGTTAGACGTTGCTGCTATATACGCTCATATTCCGGAAATCGAAAAAGCCATTCTGGATAGACATCAAGAAAAACTCCAGCAACTAAAACATGAATTTGAACGGGCAGGTTTTAAAGTCGAAACGGTTATGACCGTCGGAGATCCGAAAGAAGAAATTGTAAAAACATCTGAGGAAAAAAATTGCAATCTAATAGTCATTGGATATCACGGAAAAGGACTGCTTGAAAGAATTCTTGAAATTGGAAGCACGGCAAAAGCTGTAATTAGAAAAGCAAAGTGTCCGGTACTCGTTGTTAAAAAGGAGGAAAGGGAATGA
- a CDS encoding holo-ACP synthase produces the protein MIVACGVDIVSNKRIEDTLKRWGDKFIEKVFPEGVEYCFHKRRGEIVGCIAARFALKEAVIKAFSHINTSLRFEDIVVLGGGKHLDVKIPVKGYRILFSISHEREFSIAFVNVLREEAYE, from the coding sequence ATGATTGTTGCCTGTGGGGTAGATATCGTTTCTAATAAAAGGATAGAGGACACTTTAAAACGGTGGGGCGATAAGTTTATAGAAAAAGTTTTCCCCGAGGGTGTTGAATATTGCTTCCATAAAAGACGTGGTGAAATAGTGGGTTGTATTGCTGCCCGGTTTGCTCTAAAGGAAGCTGTAATAAAAGCTTTTTCTCATATTAACACTTCCCTCAGGTTTGAAGATATTGTAGTTTTGGGTGGTGGCAAACATCTTGATGTTAAAATACCTGTGAAAGGGTATCGTATTCTTTTCAGCATATCTCACGAACGGGAATTTTCCATTGCATTTGTAAATGTTCTGAGAGAGGAGGCTTATGAGTAA
- a CDS encoding PelD GGDEF domain-containing protein, translating to MAKRDIAVKFVVGEAVLFFVILTLIGFYFNPKDPLFIHSTVNPFVLLGLTITLFYGLIGGLVFLVISVPIFKFIYPQFPLSFFLWTLLLILIAGEFFSYWKRRIELSEEESTYFKSKLRKQTNDFILLKLSHDQLEKHYLVKPISIRTVLEKIKKELINNREKAFENLMSLISEAFFVRKGSLYIKTSKEESFKLASSISKPVELDMDDPLVREAIEEGRTVFLSSSSSQSKYLAVIPVFDIANDDEIIAFFLVKDLPFRYLNADNILSINVALIWFMAELEKTEMVKDLINEFRYLPVDFIVEVQTVKILQEKFGIDSYIVVYKIPENMEDIIQFIHNRIRGVDFLVYHKINDHYIVYVLLPLSSLSSAEGFSNRISNELKRRFGNEIKDKIAEKFIKIDGNIFKILKKEANQIWEEK from the coding sequence ATGGCAAAAAGAGATATTGCTGTTAAGTTTGTTGTTGGTGAAGCGGTTTTATTTTTTGTAATACTTACGCTTATCGGCTTTTATTTCAATCCGAAAGATCCTCTTTTTATCCACTCAACGGTAAATCCATTTGTCCTACTGGGACTTACAATAACACTGTTTTACGGTCTCATAGGAGGCCTTGTATTCCTAGTTATATCTGTTCCTATTTTTAAATTTATTTACCCTCAATTTCCCCTCTCTTTTTTCCTATGGACATTATTACTTATTCTAATAGCCGGCGAATTCTTTTCCTACTGGAAAAGACGTATCGAACTATCGGAAGAAGAAAGCACATATTTTAAATCGAAACTTCGTAAACAAACCAATGACTTTATCTTACTTAAACTCTCCCACGATCAACTGGAAAAACATTACCTTGTAAAACCCATAAGCATAAGAACTGTTCTCGAAAAAATCAAGAAAGAACTAATAAACAATAGAGAAAAGGCATTTGAAAATCTAATGAGTCTCATAAGCGAAGCATTCTTTGTAAGAAAAGGATCTTTATATATTAAAACATCTAAAGAAGAAAGTTTTAAATTAGCCAGTTCTATAAGCAAACCTGTGGAACTTGATATGGATGATCCACTGGTAAGAGAAGCTATAGAAGAAGGAAGAACGGTATTCCTCTCATCCTCATCATCACAGTCAAAATATCTTGCAGTAATTCCAGTATTTGACATTGCCAATGACGACGAAATCATTGCGTTTTTTCTGGTTAAAGATTTACCGTTCAGATATCTTAACGCAGACAACATACTTTCAATAAATGTAGCCCTGATCTGGTTCATGGCAGAACTTGAAAAAACAGAGATGGTAAAAGATCTAATAAATGAATTTAGATATTTACCTGTTGACTTTATAGTCGAAGTTCAAACTGTAAAAATCCTTCAAGAAAAATTCGGAATAGATAGCTACATCGTTGTCTATAAAATTCCAGAAAACATGGAAGATATAATTCAATTCATCCACAACAGAATAAGAGGAGTTGACTTCCTGGTATATCACAAAATAAACGATCATTATATTGTATATGTTTTACTTCCACTTTCTTCTCTTTCATCAGCTGAAGGGTTTTCAAATAGAATATCAAACGAACTTAAAAGACGTTTCGGAAACGAAATTAAAGATAAAATCGCTGAGAAATTCATTAAAATCGACGGAAATATCTTTAAAATCTTAAAAAAAGAGGCTAACCAAATTTGGGAGGAAAAATAA
- the ruvA gene encoding Holliday junction branch migration protein RuvA: protein MLDFVKGKVVFKYSDGISIGCGGIGIKVFVPLSVLTKVSQGDKVFLFVKLIFPPEGTPAVYGFETEDERKLFEILTRIPKIGSRTALNILSHFSKQELIKIVEAKDAKTLATVPGLGKKLSERLIFELASKLKTEESQKDKELIEILENLGYPRRDIIKILSKIDTENLSFEEAIKKLTLLLSGGKFGG from the coding sequence ATGTTAGATTTTGTGAAGGGGAAAGTTGTTTTCAAATATTCAGACGGCATATCCATAGGATGCGGGGGAATAGGAATAAAAGTTTTTGTCCCCCTTTCCGTTCTTACAAAAGTTTCTCAAGGTGACAAAGTATTTTTATTTGTTAAACTCATATTTCCTCCGGAAGGGACTCCAGCTGTCTACGGATTTGAAACCGAAGACGAAAGAAAACTCTTTGAAATTTTAACAAGAATACCCAAAATAGGCTCCAGAACAGCTTTAAACATTCTGTCCCACTTCTCTAAACAGGAACTCATAAAGATAGTTGAAGCAAAAGATGCAAAAACACTTGCAACTGTTCCCGGACTGGGAAAAAAGCTATCAGAACGGCTGATATTTGAACTTGCTTCAAAATTGAAAACAGAAGAATCCCAAAAAGACAAAGAGTTAATTGAAATACTTGAGAATTTAGGTTATCCAAGAAGAGACATTATAAAAATACTCTCAAAAATAGATACAGAAAACTTAAGCTTTGAAGAAGCAATTAAAAAACTGACACTGCTCCTTTCAGGAGGGAAGTTTGGAGGATAG
- a CDS encoding 2Fe-2S iron-sulfur cluster-binding protein yields the protein MSKKLVSIYIEGRKIKVPEGYTVIEALWDTGHDIKRGVGCLSGLCGACAIAYLEKGSKRVRFGLGCQTIVKEGMNITVMPFFPSRTANYIISEMGKPIEKLREIYPELDTCKNCGFCTIACPEWINVSKVMKLLKEGKYEEATEMMLDCILCGLCASRCPYGIAPQFISLFVQRAISHEKPFPENLKKRLKEIEEMKYDEEWGRILQMSDEELVEFCKRIREEA from the coding sequence ATGAGTAAAAAACTTGTTTCCATATATATAGAGGGTAGAAAAATAAAGGTTCCAGAGGGTTATACCGTTATAGAGGCTTTGTGGGACACTGGACATGATATAAAGCGGGGAGTTGGTTGTCTTTCAGGACTTTGTGGGGCCTGTGCGATAGCTTACCTTGAGAAGGGAAGTAAGAGGGTAAGATTTGGTCTTGGCTGTCAGACAATAGTTAAAGAAGGAATGAATATAACCGTTATGCCTTTTTTCCCTTCACGAACAGCAAATTATATTATTTCTGAAATGGGTAAGCCGATAGAAAAGCTGAGAGAAATCTATCCCGAACTTGATACCTGTAAAAACTGCGGTTTTTGCACCATTGCCTGTCCAGAGTGGATAAATGTTTCAAAAGTTATGAAACTTTTGAAGGAAGGAAAGTATGAAGAAGCCACAGAAATGATGCTTGACTGTATTTTATGCGGTTTGTGTGCTTCAAGATGTCCTTACGGTATTGCCCCTCAGTTTATATCCCTATTTGTTCAGAGAGCTATAAGCCATGAGAAACCGTTTCCGGAGAATTTGAAGAAACGTCTTAAAGAGATAGAAGAAATGAAATATGATGAAGAGTGGGGGAGGATTCTTCAGATGAGTGATGAGGAGCTTGTGGAGTTCTGTAAAAGAATAAGAGAGGAGGCTTAA